A genomic stretch from Leptodactylus fuscus isolate aLepFus1 chromosome 10, aLepFus1.hap2, whole genome shotgun sequence includes:
- the LOC142182847 gene encoding proteoglycan 3-like, whose protein sequence is MLRLLLLLLVGIAFAQESGDDVQENFVDKLKKVADDDGDNIQDSVDGVEGEDETEDDEEDDDQCDEKDLSLTEENHQLEPNFSEKAEASECPDKGSCGYHVFCRPRFFRGAQCFCRRRRGNLSSIHNNCANHHLAGILRRTISNSAFVWIGVIKRCRHVPYRNVDGSCLNYTNWACGNPKRRRRWCVAMNRFTGQWVSLRCKTRLPFVCTY, encoded by the exons ATGCTGCGCCTTCTACTACTGCTGTTGGTGGGCATCGCCTTCGCTCAAGAATCCG GAGATGATGTTCAGGAAAATTTTGTTGATAAGTTAAAGAAAGTTGCCGATGATGACGGTGATAACATCCAGGACTCGGTTGATGGGGTTGAGGGTGAGGATGAGACTGAAGAtgatgaggaggatgatgatCAGTGCGATGAAAAAGACTTGTCTCTGACTGAAGAAAATCACCAGCTGGAGCCAAATTTTTCTGAAAAAGCAGAAGCTTCGGAGTGTCCTGATAAAGGGTCATGTGGCTACCATGTGTTCTGCCGTCCTCGGTTCTTCAGAGGAGCCCAG TGTTTCTGCCGTCGCAGGAGAGGAAATTTGAGTTCTATTCACAACAATTGCGCTAATCACCATCTGGCGGGAATATTGAGGAGAACTATTAGCAATTCTGCCTTTGTTTGGATTGGAGTTATTAAGAGATGTCGA CATGTTCCATACCGCAATGTTGACGGATCCTGTCTGAATTATACCAACTGGGCTTGTGGAAACCCCAAAAGACGAAGACGCTGGTGTGTGGCCATGAACCGATTCA CCGGACAGTGGGTGTCTTTAAGATGCAAGACAAGGCTGCCATTTGTCTGCACCTACTAA
- the LOC142183469 gene encoding transmembrane protein 176A-like translates to MSVSTVKTENGNVSCETPEGTVVHININQRSALDCLLDTFRLCQEMKKNRQTTEPCQKSGSAAHLGYGAAFITLGFASLILAVIICIVRPNLIISYTGLHFWVGTPFLVSGALNLVAYKFPKRCWTGLAFISLLANFSVSIAGIVLTSNDIDRSYWIYDEQVCDRVRNGDNYGYDYGNYYRTAKPSRYGYENDYYMQRCKDAMRDYKILMVGLTIMTLLMVVWGLLLSIFSLYSRLKQCCSSCRLAKPEEESDLLKPSLSDDLITV, encoded by the exons ATGAGTGTCAGCACTGTAAAGACTGAAAACGGCAATGTCTCCTGTGAGACTCCAGAGGGCACCGTGGTCCACATCAATATTAACCAGCGTTCTGCCCTGGACTGCTTACTGGATACCTTTCGTTTATGCCAGGAGATGAAGAAAAATAGGCAAACCACCGAGCCCTGCCAAAAGTCGGGCTCTGCAGCGCACCTGGGCTATGGG GCCGCCTTTATTACCTTGGGATTTGCGTCTCTGATATTGGCCGTTATTATATGTATTGTGCGACCGAACCTCATCATCTCCTATACAGGGCTGCACTTCTGGGTAGGAACTCCG TTCCTGGTATCTGGAGCGCTGAACCTCGTGGCTTACAAGTTTCCCAAGAGATGCTGG ACCGGCCTTGCCTTCATCTCCCTCTTGGCCAATTTTAGTGTGTCTATTGCCGGCATTGTCTTGACATCGAATGATATCGATCGCTCCTACTGGATTTACGATGAGCAAGTCTGTGATAGAGTTCGAAATGGAGATAACTATGGATATGATTATGGCAATTACTACAGAACAGCAAAGCCTTCAAGATACGGCTACGAGAACGACTATTACATGCAAAGATGCAAGGATGCAATGAGAGACTACAAG ATTCTAATGGTTGGTTTGACCATCATGACCTTGCTGATGGTGGTCTGgggtctcctcctctccatctttAGTTTATACTCTAGACTGAAGCAATGCTGCTCTTCCTGCAGACTGGCG AAACCGGAGGAGGAAAGTGATCTGCTGAAGCCGTCCCTCTCTGATGACCTCATCACTGTGTAA